One window of Sporocytophaga myxococcoides DSM 11118 genomic DNA carries:
- a CDS encoding acyltransferase family protein, translated as MVQPRDYSLDFFKGITAISIIFIHTVWWTGQSYVPDFIRQYSLLLDVPLFFFLSGASATFGFEKAKPFSGIVRLILMYTLFYAVYTIIVNPANTFEEIIQTLFMKYSSTDKLMVVSGSAWFIPIFVVVYIVGFIIVKHTETNVIIPLICALLFYGIFAYEEIPFLHGLTALSVTSDFLFFYLFFFLLGYYFYKHFRFFEWHRVAGGVLFFIALTALIVHFYNIPFDLQSQKFPVKYHYLVASLLSVSLTILLSKYIKKESFITHIGKNAIAFYIAQGISSSMINNLVRSLEMDWFPKLAIVFTCNLTGAVIIAKLIIYAFGNYNKLVNKGFNYLDKSSLKVLKS; from the coding sequence ATGGTACAACCAAGAGACTATTCATTAGATTTTTTTAAAGGAATAACAGCGATAAGCATAATTTTCATTCATACAGTTTGGTGGACTGGACAGAGTTATGTTCCAGACTTTATTCGCCAATATAGTCTATTGTTAGATGTGCCTTTATTTTTCTTCTTAAGCGGGGCCAGTGCAACATTCGGTTTCGAGAAGGCGAAGCCATTCTCAGGGATTGTTCGTTTGATATTAATGTATACTCTATTTTACGCGGTTTATACAATCATAGTAAATCCAGCAAATACTTTTGAGGAAATTATTCAGACACTTTTTATGAAATATTCCTCAACTGATAAGTTAATGGTTGTAAGTGGTTCAGCATGGTTTATTCCCATTTTTGTAGTTGTTTACATTGTTGGTTTTATTATAGTTAAGCATACGGAGACTAATGTAATCATACCCTTAATTTGTGCATTGCTGTTTTATGGTATATTTGCATATGAAGAAATACCCTTTTTACATGGGTTAACGGCTCTGTCAGTAACTTCAGATTTTCTTTTCTTTTACTTATTTTTCTTCTTATTGGGCTATTATTTCTATAAACATTTTCGTTTTTTCGAATGGCACAGAGTAGCAGGGGGAGTACTGTTTTTTATAGCATTGACCGCTCTTATAGTCCATTTTTATAACATTCCTTTTGATTTACAAAGTCAAAAATTCCCAGTTAAATATCATTATCTCGTTGCATCTTTGCTTTCTGTTTCTTTAACAATCCTCTTGTCTAAGTATATAAAAAAGGAAAGTTTTATAACTCATATAGGTAAAAATGCAATTGCCTTCTATATAGCGCAAGGAATAAGCTCAAGTATGATCAATAACTTGGTGAGAAGTTTAGAAATGGATTGGTTTCCTAAGCTTGCTATAGTTTTTACTTGTAACCTGACTGGAGCAGTTATAATTGCTAAGTTAATTATTTATGCTTTCGGCAATTATAATAAATTAGTAAATAAAGGTTTTAATTATTTGGATAAATCATCATTGAAGGTTTTAAAAAGTTAG
- a CDS encoding PAS domain-containing protein — MLKYSKEKLTGKPHNIFRHPYMPKELFKLFWETIKAGKVFRGIIKNKAKDGGHYWVDATIVPMLIISGDCDIYRCKISHYK, encoded by the coding sequence TTGTTAAAATATTCAAAAGAGAAATTGACAGGCAAACCTCATAATATATTCAGGCATCCTTATATGCCTAAGGAGTTGTTTAAATTGTTTTGGGAAACAATTAAGGCCGGAAAAGTATTCCGAGGAATTATCAAAAACAAAGCAAAAGATGGAGGCCATTATTGGGTGGATGCCACTATTGTACCTATGTTGATAATATCGGGTGATTGTGATATATATAGGTGCAAGATATCACATTACAAGTGA